The proteins below come from a single Vibrio diazotrophicus genomic window:
- a CDS encoding ABC transporter ATP-binding protein, protein MYKKFESFTEAFPQKEPDRPPNTLLAFCLHYTKGFEKPLILLALMSTTIAIIEVSLFGFMGQLVDWLSGSNPETFLADNKDTLMGLSVLILVVMPILIGFYSLVIHQTMLGNYPMSIRWLAHRYLLKQSLSFYQDEFSGRIATKVMQTSLAIRETVMKTLDVFVYVAVYFTAMVVMLAQADWRLMLPMLIWLVAYVSIQLYFVPQLKTVSSEQADARSQMTGRIVDSYTNIATVKLFSHSKRETEYAEEGMGSFLDTVYRQMRLVTGFNVCVELANYILVFVISAMSIYLWMQSAISVGSIAIAIALALRINGMSKWIMWEVGGLFENMGTVVDGMQMLSKPIDIQDDKDAKDLVVTQGAIEFNDVSFHYGENKGVIDHLNLHIKAGEKVGLVGRSGAGKSTLVNLLLRFHDVESGEIKIDGQNISKVTQDSLRSAIGMVTQDTSLLHRSIRDNILYSRPDATEEDLLKATKQAHAHEFITDLTDPHGNVGYDAQVGERGVKLSGGQRQRIAISRVLLKDAPLLVLDEATSALDSEVEAAIQESLLELMHGKTVIAIAHRLSTIAAMDRLIVLDDGKIIEQGTHHELIEQDGIYAHLWAHQTGGFIGCDELEEENVA, encoded by the coding sequence ATGTATAAGAAATTTGAAAGCTTCACCGAAGCGTTTCCTCAAAAGGAACCAGACAGGCCACCCAATACACTCTTAGCATTCTGCCTGCACTACACAAAAGGCTTTGAAAAACCGCTGATTTTATTGGCGTTAATGAGTACCACCATCGCCATAATTGAAGTCTCACTGTTTGGCTTTATGGGTCAGTTAGTCGATTGGTTATCAGGTAGCAACCCAGAAACGTTTTTGGCGGACAACAAAGATACTTTGATGGGGCTGTCCGTACTTATTTTGGTTGTGATGCCTATATTGATTGGCTTCTATTCGTTGGTGATACATCAGACCATGCTGGGCAACTATCCGATGTCGATACGTTGGCTGGCACACCGTTACCTGCTGAAGCAGAGCTTATCTTTTTATCAGGACGAGTTTTCTGGCCGTATAGCGACCAAGGTAATGCAAACCTCGCTGGCGATCCGTGAAACCGTGATGAAAACGCTGGATGTGTTTGTTTACGTCGCCGTTTATTTCACCGCGATGGTAGTCATGCTGGCTCAGGCTGACTGGCGCTTAATGCTGCCGATGCTGATTTGGCTGGTCGCGTATGTCTCTATTCAGCTCTATTTTGTTCCGCAACTTAAAACAGTCTCTTCTGAGCAAGCTGATGCTCGCTCGCAAATGACTGGGCGAATTGTCGATAGCTACACCAACATAGCTACTGTGAAGCTGTTCTCGCACAGCAAACGCGAAACCGAATACGCAGAAGAAGGCATGGGCAGTTTCCTTGATACCGTGTATCGACAAATGCGTTTAGTCACTGGCTTTAACGTTTGTGTTGAGCTTGCCAACTACATTCTGGTGTTCGTGATTTCCGCTATGTCTATCTACTTGTGGATGCAGAGTGCAATATCAGTTGGCTCAATCGCGATTGCGATTGCACTGGCACTGCGTATTAACGGTATGTCGAAATGGATCATGTGGGAAGTTGGCGGTCTGTTTGAAAACATGGGTACTGTCGTTGATGGCATGCAGATGCTGTCTAAGCCAATTGATATCCAAGATGACAAAGACGCCAAAGATCTGGTGGTTACTCAAGGTGCAATTGAATTTAACGATGTTAGCTTCCACTACGGCGAGAACAAAGGTGTGATTGATCACCTTAACCTGCATATCAAAGCAGGCGAAAAAGTCGGCTTGGTGGGACGCTCTGGCGCGGGTAAATCAACCTTAGTGAATCTGCTTCTGCGCTTCCATGATGTGGAGAGCGGCGAGATTAAAATTGATGGTCAGAATATTTCTAAAGTCACTCAGGATTCACTGCGTAGCGCTATTGGTATGGTGACGCAAGATACCTCATTGCTGCACCGTTCAATTCGCGACAACATCTTGTACAGCAGACCTGATGCAACCGAAGAAGATCTGCTCAAAGCGACCAAACAAGCGCATGCTCATGAGTTTATTACTGACCTTACCGATCCACATGGCAACGTCGGCTACGATGCTCAAGTGGGCGAGCGCGGTGTGAAACTGTCGGGTGGTCAACGTCAGCGTATCGCTATTTCACGAGTATTACTCAAAGATGCGCCACTGCTGGTATTGGATGAAGCGACTTCTGCACTTGATTCAGAAGTGGAAGCAGCCATTCAGGAAAGTTTGCTTGAGCTGATGCACGGTAAAACAGTGATTGCGATTGCGCACCGTCTATCAACGATTGCCGCAATGGACAGGCTTATTGTTTTAGATGACGGAAAGATCATTGAGCAAGGTACGCACCATGAACTTATCGAGCAAGACGGCATCTACGCTCATCTTTGGGCTCATCAGACTGGCGGTTTTATCGGTTGTGATGAACTTGAAGAAGAGAACGTTGCCTGA
- a CDS encoding HD-GYP domain-containing protein, whose translation MASILHNPLNNIENSLTDRLKDLHDRILERSPGVCRIACALYDPQTDLLKTFINSTNSGHAISRYEFPLSKSYQLQKLRESGSCRVIDKIEEEIGTGTAHSDWLLEQKYRSSFTIPMMTDNHFIGFIFIDSEVEGYFDEQVQRDLVLLTKLITLTIVSEISTVQALLATAQAARDFAHLRDFETGMHLNRMALLSRMIAKSIADQFQFTDEFIEHLYLFSPLHDIGKIGIPDKILLKPGKLTEEEFEIMKGHVDKGIKIISKVLDDYQLSHLSDSQLMLNIVAGHHEYLNGTGYPKGLVGDEIPIEARIVTVADIFDALTSKRPYKEPMSIEESIKELQKMVEIGKLDPVCVNALIENIDQAADIVTRFRDD comes from the coding sequence ATGGCTAGCATATTACACAACCCATTAAACAATATAGAAAACTCGCTGACGGACAGGCTTAAAGATCTACATGACCGGATACTAGAACGCTCACCAGGAGTGTGCCGTATTGCCTGCGCACTTTATGATCCGCAGACCGACCTTCTGAAAACCTTTATTAACAGTACTAATTCAGGGCACGCCATTAGTCGTTATGAATTTCCGCTGAGTAAAAGCTATCAATTGCAAAAACTGAGAGAGAGTGGTTCGTGCCGAGTTATCGACAAAATTGAAGAAGAGATTGGCACAGGAACCGCCCACTCTGATTGGCTTCTCGAACAGAAATATCGCTCCTCCTTTACCATACCAATGATGACAGACAACCATTTCATTGGTTTTATTTTTATCGACAGTGAAGTAGAAGGTTACTTTGACGAGCAGGTTCAAAGAGATCTGGTACTACTGACCAAACTGATTACCCTAACTATCGTCAGTGAGATATCAACGGTTCAGGCTTTGTTAGCCACAGCTCAGGCTGCGAGAGACTTCGCTCACCTGCGAGATTTCGAAACCGGCATGCATCTGAACCGAATGGCGCTCTTGTCACGCATGATAGCGAAATCGATCGCCGATCAATTTCAGTTCACCGATGAGTTTATTGAGCATCTCTATTTGTTTAGTCCATTGCACGATATCGGAAAGATAGGGATTCCCGACAAAATACTGCTCAAACCCGGCAAGCTCACTGAAGAAGAGTTTGAAATTATGAAAGGCCATGTCGATAAAGGGATCAAAATCATCTCTAAAGTATTGGATGACTATCAGCTCTCCCACCTCAGCGATTCACAGTTAATGCTCAACATTGTGGCAGGCCACCATGAATACCTTAATGGCACAGGTTATCCGAAAGGTTTGGTGGGCGATGAAATTCCGATAGAAGCGCGAATTGTCACCGTGGCAGACATATTTGATGCACTTACCAGTAAACGCCCTTACAAGGAACCTATGTCAATTGAAGAGTCCATCAAAGAACTGCAAAAAATGGTAGAGATTGGCAAGCTTGATCCTGTTTGTGTTAACGCACTAATTGAAAACATCGATCAAGCTGCCGATATCGTTACCCGATTTAGAGACGATTAG
- the ctlX gene encoding citrulline utilization hydrolase CtlX, producing MLQAQNLPQRHSGVVQNANCVVMVPPKEFKFNAETAQDNEFQNQSALTDEQITQHAMAEFNQMVTKLRQEGVQVVVFDYPLGDVATPDAVFPNNWFSTTNDGAFYTFPMACTNRQYEVRPDELIEQLSFAGRTVSRQDSLVEYQKQNAYLESTGVMVIDHINRTIYAALSQRCDREVLEDYAQRIGYERVVSFQTALPSGQPIYHTNVMMAIGESFCVICDEVIPEYERHFVLKSLAKDKQVISISLEQMNRFCGNILQLETVNGDKVIAMSRSAYESFSPAQRTQLSSHGKLLPFNVETIESIGGGSVRCMLGEVFLPARSHTL from the coding sequence ATGCTACAAGCGCAAAATTTACCCCAACGTCATTCAGGTGTTGTGCAGAATGCCAACTGTGTTGTTATGGTCCCGCCAAAAGAGTTTAAGTTCAATGCGGAGACGGCTCAAGACAACGAATTTCAGAATCAATCTGCCTTGACTGATGAACAAATCACTCAACATGCAATGGCTGAATTCAATCAAATGGTCACCAAGCTACGCCAAGAAGGTGTTCAGGTTGTGGTGTTTGATTATCCGTTGGGCGATGTGGCGACCCCGGATGCGGTATTCCCAAATAACTGGTTCAGTACCACCAATGACGGTGCTTTCTATACCTTTCCTATGGCTTGTACTAATCGCCAGTATGAGGTTCGCCCTGATGAGTTGATTGAGCAACTTTCTTTTGCTGGCCGTACCGTCTCTCGCCAAGATTCGCTGGTGGAATACCAAAAGCAAAATGCGTATCTGGAAAGCACAGGTGTGATGGTGATTGATCATATCAACCGTACTATTTATGCCGCACTTTCCCAGCGTTGTGACCGTGAAGTTCTTGAAGATTATGCGCAACGTATTGGTTACGAGCGTGTGGTTTCGTTTCAAACCGCTTTGCCTTCAGGACAGCCGATTTATCACACCAATGTGATGATGGCGATTGGCGAAAGCTTCTGCGTAATATGTGATGAAGTGATCCCCGAATACGAGCGTCACTTTGTGCTGAAGTCGCTGGCGAAAGACAAACAGGTGATTTCCATTTCACTGGAGCAGATGAACCGGTTTTGCGGCAACATTTTGCAACTAGAAACGGTAAATGGTGACAAGGTTATTGCGATGTCTCGGTCTGCTTATGAGTCATTTTCTCCGGCGCAACGAACTCAGCTTTCCAGCCACGGTAAGCTACTGCCTTTCAATGTTGAAACCATTGAAAGCATCGGTGGAGGTAGTGTTCGTTGTATGTTGGGCGAAGTATTTCTTCCAGCCCGCAGCCATACTCTCTAA
- a CDS encoding PhoX family protein, producing the protein MWNRDEQDSQFSEMIEARLSRRGFLTGTAAVSAGAFLALNPVAKAVAAKPTSSLLNFEPVPASTADTVVVPKGYKATPLISWGDPIFPNAPDFDPSGKQESAAQALQFGDNTDGMSLFPISDDRAVLAINNEYTNYEYLFDHQGKSMTADDVLKAQAAVGNTIVEIVRKDGQWMIDRNGKRNRRITANTQMKMTGPAAGHELLKTAADPSGTMPKGTFNNCANGQTPWGTYLTCEENFNSFFGANTEGSVNADQKRYGISAKPSDYQWHKFDERFDVTKNPNEPNRHGWVVEIDPNDPNSTPLKRSALGRFKHENAALTINKDNHVVVYLGDDERGEHLYRFVSKNKYQKGNDAANRNLLEEGTLYVAQFDMEDKALKGQGRWLELTFGKNGLTPENGFNSQAEVLIFARRAATQVGATTMDRPEWVAVHPNNEYVFCTLTNNKNRGKEGQPVGGPNPREKNNYGQIVRWMPVKGDHTAEMFAWDLYLIAGNPTVNQGNLYAGSENINANNMFNSPDGIGFDEAGRLWIQTDGNYSNKGEFAGQGNNQMLCGDPITGEIHRFLTGPVACEITGLTFSPDQKTMFIGVQHPGEELQASNFPAGGSSKPRSTIMMITREDGGVIGA; encoded by the coding sequence ATGTGGAATCGTGATGAGCAAGATTCTCAGTTCAGTGAAATGATCGAAGCGAGATTGTCTCGCCGTGGTTTCCTAACTGGAACAGCAGCAGTGAGTGCGGGTGCTTTTTTAGCGCTTAATCCAGTGGCAAAAGCGGTTGCAGCCAAACCGACATCGTCATTATTGAATTTTGAGCCAGTGCCAGCCTCAACCGCTGATACGGTTGTTGTTCCTAAAGGCTACAAAGCCACACCGCTCATTTCGTGGGGTGACCCAATTTTCCCAAATGCTCCTGACTTTGATCCGAGTGGAAAACAAGAGTCTGCCGCTCAAGCGCTTCAATTTGGTGACAACACTGATGGTATGAGCTTGTTCCCTATCAGCGATGATCGCGCAGTTCTAGCAATCAACAACGAATACACCAACTACGAGTATTTGTTTGATCATCAAGGCAAGAGTATGACTGCTGACGATGTGCTGAAAGCACAGGCGGCAGTAGGTAACACCATTGTCGAAATCGTACGTAAAGATGGTCAGTGGATGATTGACCGTAACGGCAAACGTAACCGCCGTATTACCGCTAATACACAAATGAAGATGACGGGTCCGGCAGCAGGTCATGAACTGCTAAAAACGGCAGCCGATCCTTCGGGCACTATGCCAAAAGGGACGTTTAACAACTGTGCAAACGGTCAAACGCCTTGGGGCACTTACCTAACGTGTGAAGAGAACTTCAACAGCTTCTTTGGTGCGAATACCGAAGGTAGTGTTAATGCAGACCAAAAACGTTACGGCATTTCTGCTAAGCCAAGTGATTACCAGTGGCATAAATTCGACGAACGTTTTGACGTAACGAAGAACCCGAACGAGCCAAATCGCCATGGCTGGGTAGTGGAAATTGACCCGAATGATCCGAACTCAACGCCACTTAAGCGTTCTGCTCTTGGTCGTTTCAAACATGAAAATGCGGCGTTAACCATTAACAAAGACAACCACGTTGTGGTGTATTTAGGTGACGACGAGCGTGGTGAGCATTTGTACCGATTTGTATCGAAGAACAAATACCAGAAAGGTAATGATGCAGCGAACCGCAATTTGCTTGAAGAAGGCACCTTGTATGTTGCTCAGTTCGATATGGAAGACAAAGCGCTGAAAGGTCAAGGTCGTTGGCTAGAACTGACTTTCGGCAAAAATGGCTTAACGCCTGAAAACGGATTTAACAGCCAAGCGGAAGTGCTGATTTTTGCTCGTCGCGCTGCAACACAAGTGGGTGCAACCACCATGGATCGCCCTGAGTGGGTAGCGGTACATCCAAATAACGAATACGTATTCTGTACTCTGACCAACAACAAGAACCGTGGTAAAGAAGGTCAGCCAGTGGGTGGTCCTAACCCGCGTGAGAAAAACAACTACGGTCAGATTGTTCGTTGGATGCCAGTAAAAGGTGACCACACCGCAGAGATGTTTGCATGGGATCTATACCTGATTGCGGGTAACCCAACAGTAAATCAAGGTAACTTGTACGCAGGCAGTGAAAATATCAATGCCAACAATATGTTCAATAGCCCAGATGGTATTGGTTTTGATGAAGCAGGTCGTCTGTGGATTCAAACCGATGGTAACTACTCAAACAAAGGTGAGTTTGCAGGGCAGGGTAATAACCAGATGTTGTGTGGCGACCCAATTACAGGTGAAATCCACCGCTTCTTAACTGGTCCAGTAGCTTGTGAAATTACAGGGTTAACCTTCTCTCCAGACCAGAAAACCATGTTTATTGGCGTTCAGCATCCGGGTGAAGAGTTACAAGCATCGAACTTCCCTGCGGGTGGTTCTTCTAAGCCTCGTTCAACCATCATGATGATTACGCGTGAAGATGGCGGCGTCATCGGTGCTTAA
- a CDS encoding GNAT family N-acetyltransferase, protein MDIIIDSLEGGEVIELLEEHLADMYATSPPESVHALDVNALKSSEITFFSGWRDGQLMGCVAIKQLDESHAELKSMRTSRHARKSGVATQLLQHALNVSTERGYQRVSLETGSEEYFLAARNLYEKFGFNYCEPFADYKPDPNSKFMTVELR, encoded by the coding sequence ATGGACATCATTATCGATAGCCTAGAAGGCGGAGAAGTCATTGAACTTTTGGAAGAGCATTTAGCAGATATGTACGCCACTTCTCCACCTGAGAGTGTGCATGCTCTCGATGTTAACGCGCTCAAATCTTCCGAGATCACTTTCTTTAGCGGCTGGAGAGATGGGCAGTTAATGGGGTGTGTGGCGATAAAGCAGCTGGACGAATCACACGCTGAGTTGAAGTCGATGCGCACCTCACGTCACGCCAGAAAATCAGGGGTAGCGACTCAGCTACTGCAACATGCTTTAAACGTATCAACGGAACGTGGGTACCAACGTGTGAGTTTAGAAACTGGCTCGGAAGAGTACTTCCTTGCGGCACGAAACTTATATGAGAAGTTTGGCTTTAATTATTGCGAACCATTTGCGGACTACAAACCGGATCCGAACAGTAAGTTCATGACTGTTGAGCTAAGGTAG
- a CDS encoding histidine phosphatase family protein, whose product MTKTFYMMRHGETLFNVRRKIQGWCDSPLTEKGIRQAELAAKFFDNIELDRLYSSSTERASDTAEIVTRNRMPLTRLKGLKEMNFGTYEGESEDLHPSYEARETHYFQFGGESRQQLKDRVLKTCIEIMEQEGNNTVLAVSHSGACKHFLSLWHDLDDVLKGPIPNCCVIKYEYENKTFKLVEIFDITRNFKE is encoded by the coding sequence ATGACTAAAACCTTTTATATGATGCGTCACGGTGAGACGCTGTTTAATGTGAGAAGAAAAATCCAAGGTTGGTGTGATTCACCACTAACTGAAAAGGGGATTCGTCAGGCAGAACTTGCCGCCAAGTTTTTTGACAATATTGAACTCGATCGCCTCTACAGCTCTTCTACTGAACGCGCCAGTGATACCGCTGAAATCGTGACCCGTAACAGAATGCCTTTAACTCGTCTCAAAGGGTTGAAAGAGATGAACTTCGGCACTTATGAAGGTGAGAGTGAAGATCTGCATCCAAGTTACGAAGCTCGTGAAACACACTATTTTCAGTTTGGTGGTGAGTCTCGCCAGCAATTAAAAGATCGCGTGCTGAAAACTTGCATTGAAATCATGGAGCAAGAAGGCAATAACACGGTTCTGGCTGTGTCGCATTCAGGTGCATGTAAACACTTTTTGTCCCTATGGCACGACTTAGACGATGTGCTGAAAGGACCTATCCCGAACTGCTGCGTAATCAAATATGAGTACGAAAACAAAACCTTTAAGTTGGTGGAAATATTCGATATAACCAGAAACTTCAAGGAATAG